The Patescibacteria group bacterium region TGTCTGCCGGTGAAATTGTTGCTTTTTTGGGTCCGAACGGAGCCGGCAAGACGACGACTATCAAGATGCTGACAACGGTTTTGAAGCCGACAGGCGGTCAGCTATCTTTGGCTGGGGCTAATCCGGTGACGGAAAAGAACCGCGCCCGGCAAGCTTTCGGGATAGTATTCCAAGACGCCAGCCTAGACGAAGAGTTGACTGCCTATGAGAATATGCTGGTACACGCTGTTTTATATCATCTGCCAGCCAAGGGCCGGAAAGAGAAGATAGACCAGTTGCTTAGTTTTGTAGAGCTGGCTGATCGGCGCCGGGAATTAGTCAAAAACTTTTCCGGCGGCATGAAGCGGCGTTTAGAGATTGCTAAGGGTCTTTTGCATCATCCTCAAATACTATTTCTAGATGAGCCCACCCAAGGTCTTGATCCCCAAACTCGCCATCATATCTGGGACTATATCAAGAAGTTGAACCAGACAGAAAAGATGACTGTTTTCTTTACCACTCATTATATCGAGGAAGCGGACAAGATGGCTGAC contains the following coding sequences:
- a CDS encoding ATP-binding cassette domain-containing protein, with product MAIIEVNNLSKKFRDFTAVSGLSFQVSAGEIVAFLGPNGAGKTTTIKMLTTVLKPTGGQLSLAGANPVTEKNRARQAFGIVFQDASLDEELTAYENMLVHAVLYHLPAKGRKEKIDQLLSFVELADRRRELVKNFSGGMKRRLEIAKGLLHHPQILFLDEPTQGLDPQTRHHIWDYIKKLNQTEKMTVFFTTHYIEEADKMADRVIIVDHGRIIAIGSPAELKSQAQTDDLEGAFIKLTGSVIREEKADGLDRMRRRFHH